A portion of the Homalodisca vitripennis isolate AUS2020 chromosome 2, UT_GWSS_2.1, whole genome shotgun sequence genome contains these proteins:
- the LOC124355615 gene encoding uncharacterized protein LOC124355615 encodes MVWTSAQRAFAVEAFIRSHESVIMAQREFRTRIQIPRRDSVLDRKSIVLWVKNVRETGSVVKKRGRRPRSARTPENINAVRQSVLQSPQRSARKHAAALRMSDRSVRRILHMDLHFHPYKMVVVQELSQRDWQSRMKACQIILESLPPDAVVFFSDEAHFHLSGSVNKQNFRYWSENNPKEIHERPLHSERVTVWCALSRCGIIGPHIFEEDGSVVTVNSNRYANMLAEFFEPALQQRTFENVWFQQDGATAHTARIAINILRQMFPGQLISRGGDIVWPARSPDLTPCDFFL; translated from the coding sequence ATGGTGTGGACGAGTGCACAGAGAGCTTTTGCGGTCGAAGCGTTCATTCGTAGCCATGAATCAGTTATCATGGCTCAACGCGAATTCCGAACGCGGATTCAAATTCCTCGTCGTGATTCAGTACTGGACCGCAAGTCTATTGTGCTGTGGGTGAAAAACGTTAGAGAAACTGGTTCTGTTGTGAAAAAACGAGGTAGAAGACCTCGTAGTGCACGTACACCAGAAAACATTAATGCGGTTAGGCAATCAGTTTTGCAGTCTCCTCAACGATCAGCTCGCAAACATGCAGCCGCCCTTCGAATGTCCGACCGTAGTGTTCGTCGAATCCTACACATGGATCTTCATTTCCATCCTTACAAGATGGTTGTTGTCCAAGAGCTGTCTCAACGTGATTGGCAGAGTCGTATGAAAGCGTGTCAAATAATCTTGGAAAGTCTCCCACCAGACGCTGTTGTTTTTTTCAGTGACGAAGCGCATTTCCATCTGTCTGGAAGTGTGAATAAACAGAATTTTCGCTATTGGAGTGAAAACAACCCGAAGGAAATCCATGAGAGGCCTCTTCATAGTGAACGTGTGACTGTTTGGTGCGCGTTATCACGATGTGGAATCATTGGCCCTCATATTTTTGAAGAGGATGGCAGTGTTGTTACTGTGAACTCAAACAGGTATGCCAACATGCTAGCAGAATTTTTTGAACCTGCCCTACAACAGAGGACTTTCGAGAATGtgtggttccagcaggacggtgccaCAGCACATACTGCCCGAATAGCAATAAAcattttgaggcaaatgtttcctggccaATTGATTTCTCGGGGAGGAGACATTGTGTGGCCAGCGCGATCACCCGATTTAACCCCATGTGACTTTTTTCTGTGA